A section of the Fusarium falciforme chromosome 8, complete sequence genome encodes:
- a CDS encoding F-box domain-containing protein, which produces MESWRLLPEELRLIILEMLAHDPAPKNETKLSRYPLTQYSLVCRDWQICFERLLYRHLTLDRESLWDFEHIVCRQKCFVKHIRLNIDMEAFDRLARTRFDMTFLAHKNSKVSGTLM; this is translated from the coding sequence ATGGAATCCTGGCGACTGCTCCCAGAGGAGCTCCGGCTGATAATCCTCGAAATGCTAGCACATGATCCAGCACCCAAGAACGAAACCAAGCTCTCAAGATACCCCCTGACCCAGTACTCTCTCGTCTGCAGAGACTGGCAGATCTGTTTCGAGCGACTCCTCTACCGCCATCTTACCCTCGACCGGGAATCTCTCTGGGACTTTGAGCACATTGTCTGTCGGCAGAAGTGCTTCGTCAAGCACATCAGGCTCAACATCGACATGGAAGCCTTTGACCGCCTGGCACGCACGAGATTCGACATGACGTTTCTTGCTCATAAAAACTCAAAGGTCTCGGGCACGCTCATGTAA
- a CDS encoding Protein GET1, with protein MAHPLMLSIFLIEVVVHLVNAIGAKTINNLLWTLINLLPVPTAKAAAEQRKMQAEYLKVQRELKATSSQDEFAKWAKLRRQHDKLLEQLEKKKNSMAATRSKFDTSLTGARIVLTRAPQYFLPFWYATEPMFWLPYGWFPYYAEWILSFPRGPMGSVSIASWQLACTGVILLFSDLIMGIAGLVMNAKQQSKTKEAPVKAQSEKVETEKKEL; from the exons ATGGCTCACCCTCTTAtgctctccatcttcctcatcgaGGTCGTCGTCCACCTCGTCAACGCCATCGGAGCCAAGACGATCAACAACCTG CTCTGGAcgctcatcaacctcctccccGTCCCGACGGCTAAGGCGGCGGCCGAGCAGCGCAAGATGCAGGCAGAGTACCTCAAGGTCCAGcgggagctcaaggccacgAGCAGCCAGGACGAGTTTGCCAAGTGGGCGAAGCTGCGCCGACAGCACGACAAGCTGCTCGAGcagcttgagaagaaga AGAACAGCATGGCTGCCACACGATCCAAGTTCGACACTTCCCTCACCGGAGCCCGCATCGTCCTCACCCGCGCGCCGCAATACTTCCTACCATTCTGGTACGCCACCGAGCCCATGTTCTGGCTGCCCTACGGCTGGTTCCCCTACTACGCCGAATGGATCCTGTCGTTCCCTCGCGGACCCATGGGGAGCGTCAGCATCGCCTCGTGGCAGCTGGCCTGCACAGgagtcatcctcctcttcagcgaCCTGATCATGGGCATCGCGGGCCTGGTCATGAACGCCAAGCAGCAGagcaagaccaaggaggcGCCCGTCAAGGCTCAGAGCGAGAAGGTCGagacggagaagaaggaattaTAA
- a CDS encoding 4F5 domain-containing protein: MARGNQREKSRQANLKKQAEEAKRKGNSMSGSQMQHAKEANADIMRQKQAAAEARKAAEGKK; this comes from the exons atggcccgTGGCAACCAGCGCGAAAAGTCCCGTCAGGCCAACCTTAAGAAGCAggccgaggaagccaag AGAAAGGGAAACTCCATGAGCGGCTCCCAGATGCAGCACGCCAAGGAGGCGAACGCCGATATTATGCGACAGAAGCAGGCTGCTG CTGAGGCTcgcaaggctgccgaggGCAAGAAATAG
- a CDS encoding RRM domain-containing protein — protein sequence MAPELRKRKSVSDVQKPNGAAKPVKAAKGKRKAAEDGSPVSLKKQKSVKKVAVPSKSAEKPAQKSKKSKAVEEVKVVEEEETITLDIPDESESEAEESNEVKAIVEELDSGDEDITEGDAVFKPGQDVGKIPKVSKEVQKAAEGADEDAGIIYIGRIPHGFYEHEMRQYFEQFGTILALRLSRNKKTGASKHYAFVKFAEATTAEIVAKTMDNYLLFGHILKCRVIPKEQVHEDLFKGANRRFKAVPWNKMAGYQLQKPLTEAGWTKKVSKEQSRRAKKAAKLKEIGYEFEAPEIKDVPPPAPKAIENGEEVKAIEAAPTEKEEEPKVEEPKAEEPAEVAEPEPEPVVEEPEVKKTKAKPAAKAKKAKATKAKGRKAKA from the exons ATGGCTCCAGAACTCAGGAAAAGAAAGT CCGTCTCTGACGTACAGAAGCCCAACGGCGCTGCTAAGCCtgtcaaggccgccaagggCAAGCGGAAGG CCGCCGAAGATGGATCGCCCGTGTCGctaaagaagcaaaagtcGGTCAAGAAGGTTGCCGTCCCCTCCAAGTCCGCCGAGAAGCCGGCGCAAAAGTCTAAGAAGAGCAAGGCCGTTGAGGAAGTCAAGgtcgttgaggaggaggaaaccATCACGCTCGACATCCCCGACGAGTCCGAGTCCGAAGCCGAGGAGAGcaacgaggtcaaggccatcgtggaggagctggactCTGGTGACGAGGACATCACCGAGGGCGACGCCGTCTTCAAGCCCGGACAGGATGTCGGCAAGATCCCCAAGGTCTCCAAGGAGGTTCAGAAGGCCGCTGAGGGCGCCGACGAGGACGCTGGCATCATCTACATCGGCCGAATCCCCCACGGTTTCTACGAGCACGAGATGAGGCAGTACTTTGAGCAGTTCGGTACCATCCTGGCTCTCCGACTTTCGCGCAACAAGAAGACTGGTGCCAGCAAGCACTACGCCTTTGTCAAGTTTGCTGAGGCGACCACGGCCGAGATTGTCGCCAAGACCATGGACAACTACCTTTTGTTCGGACACATCCTCAAGTGCCGAGTCATTCCCAAGGAGCAGGTGCACGAGGACCTCTTCAAGGGCGCCAACCGGCGCTTCAAGGCTGTTCCCTGGAACAAGATGGCTGGTTATCAGCTCCAGAAGCCCCTGACTGAGGCTGGTTGGACGAAGAAGGTGTCCAAGGAGCAATCCAGGCGAGCAAAGAAGGCTGCTAAGCTTAAGGAGATTGGCTACGAGTTTGAGGCGCCTGAGATCAAGGACGTCCCCCCTCCTGCGCCCAAGGCCATTGAGAACGgagaggaggtcaaggccattgaggCTGCTCCTactgagaaggaggaagagcccaaggttgaggagcccaaggccgaggagcccGCTGAGGTTGCGGAGCCTGAGCCCGAGCCCGTTGTCGAGGAGCCCGAagtcaagaagaccaaggcaaAGCCAGCCgccaaggcaaagaaggccaaggcgacAAAAGCAAAGGGccgcaaggccaaggcttgA
- a CDS encoding Amidohydro-3 domain-containing protein, producing the protein MTQSTIFINGRLFGDAKDATEDAIYHDSMVINGSKIVHVGKETDEPVQQAKQAGANVVNLQNRVVVPSFIDSHVHLLFFGLSLKKLDVSQCASLEDIRNTISKYAKEHPELPRILCKGWMQSVTDGEGLAKWLDDLDPRPIYIEAFDLHSSWLSTAALKELPEEEMKATCGEHVTCDEAGNPTGLLAETAQSAFVWPHLVGACTTEEKQAALQSAFEAYIEAGYAGVIDMAMDMNYWEALEEYRQTKGLPVHFAAHWLIPYESDEAAQLKHIEEAIAMNQKWHPSRSPDFCVVGVKIISDGVVDGCTAAMSYPYGKSKEIVPPLWPGDALQRVIKRVVEAGMQCAVHAIGDAAITQAIDGIASANSPRGRHRIEHLELASAEDAKRLGKLGITASIQPVHSDPSLNSAYAKLIRPATWERAFPYREFLEGHACVAIGTDAPTARHLPFPNLYNATTRKSALQPTSSAKCNADAALTLSQAVTAATSGAAYSRFAEEWTGSLKAGLRADFLTLDTQWTPESLLEARVYQTWSQGKVVYQAKPEVLN; encoded by the coding sequence ATGACACAGTCAACAATCTTTATCAACGGAAGGTTGTTTGGTGACGCAAAAGATGCAACAGAAGATGCCATCTATCATGATTCCATGGTCATCAATGGATCCAAGATTGTTCATGTTGGAAAGGAAACCGACGAACCAGTACAACAAGCGAAACAAGCAGGTGCCAATGTCGTCAACCTACAGAACCGAGTCGTGGTTCCCAGCTTTATCGACAGCCATGTTCATCTACTCTTCTTTGGTCTCTCGTTAAAGAAGCTGGACGTATCACAATGCGCGTCACTCGAGGATATACGGaacaccatctccaagtACGCCAAGGAGCATCCGGAACTGCCTCGGATTCTATGCAAGGGCTGGATGCAATCCGTCACAGACGGCGAGGGTCTGGCCAAATGGCTGGACGACTTGGACCCCCGTCCCATCTACATCGAAGCTTTCGATCTGCACTCTTCATGGTTAAGCACCGCGGCCTTGAAAGAGCTtccagaggaagagatgaagGCTACCTGTGGAGAGCACGTCACCTGCGATGAGGCTGGAAATCCAACTGGTCTGCTTGCTGAAACAGCCCAGTCTGCGTTTGTCTGGCCTCATTTGGTTGGTGCTTGCACGACTGAAGAGAAGCAAGCTGCGCTACAGAGTGCCTTTGAAGCGTACATCGAGGCTGGCTACGCTGGAGTCATCGACATGGCCATGGATATGAACTACTGGGAGGCTCTCGAAGAGTATCGCCAAACCAAGGGTCTTCCCGTTCACTTTGCCGCTCACTGGCTCATCCCCTACGAATCAGACGAAGCGGCGCAGCTTAAACATATTGAGGAGGCTATTGCCATGAACCAGAAGTGGCATCCCTCACGGTCGCCCGACTTTTGCGTCGTCGGAGTGAAGATCATAAGTGATGGCGTCGTGGATGGGTGTACTGCGGCGATGAGCTACCCATACGGCAAGAGCAAGGAGATTGTTCCGCCGTTGTGGCCAGGGGACGCTCTACAGAGAGTCATCAAGCGGGTGGTTGAAGCTGGAATGCAGTGTGCAGTACACGCCATCGGAGACGCTGCAATCACACAAGCAATCGATGGTATCGCCAGCGCCAACAGTCCCCGGGGAAGACATCGCATCGAGCATCTGGAGCTTGCCAGTGCTGAAGACGCCAAACGTCTCGGTAAGCTGGGAATCACGGCATCTATCCAGCCCGTTCACAGTGATCCCTCACTCAACTCTGCCTATGCAAAACTCATCAGGCCTGCGACATGGGAGAGGGCCTTCCCTTACCGCGAGTTTCTTGAGGGACACGCCTGCGTCGCGATCGGTACAGACGCGCCAACAGCTCGACACCTACCTTTCCCAAACCTATACAATGCCACGACGAGAAAGTCTGCGCTCCAGCCGACATCAAGCGCCAAGTGCAACGCCGATGCCGCACTCACGCTATCCCAGGCAGTGACTGCAGCTACCTCTGGCGCGGCATACTCTCGTTTTGCGGAGGAGTGGACTGGAAGCTTGAAGGCGGGACTGAGGGCGGATTTCTTGACGCTGGATACGCAGTGGACGCCAGAGTCTCTGCTGGAAGCTAGAGTATATCAGACTTGGAGCCAGGGCAAGGTCGTTTACCAAGCGAAGCCTGAGGTGTTGAATTAG
- a CDS encoding SMN domain-containing protein gives MSTKQKNLTHEELWDDSALIDSWNEALEEYKKYHSIHARGGSVRELESKSQAATKHESSPDRLQDVELIEPEQPSTSAQEAVNEEEHSSRNEPQATPQGLPAFPVQAVLGSVQDENLKKLLMSWYYAGYYTGLFEGQQQAQQNRGS, from the exons ATGTCCACCAAGCAGAAGAACTTGACCCATGAGGAGTTGTGGGACGACTCCGCCCTCATCGACTCCTGGAACGAGGCTCTGGAGGAGTACAAG AAATACCACAGCATTCATGCACGAGGCGGCAGTGTCCGAGAGCTGGAGTCTAAGAGCCA GGCTGCGACCAAGCACGAGTCTTCTCCTGACCGTCTTCAAGATGTCGAACTTATTGAGCCTGAGCAGCCATCCACTTCTGCGCAAGAAGCTGTCAATGAGGAA GAACACTCGTCACGCAACGAGCCTCAGGCTACACCCCAAGGACTCCCTGCATTTCCTGTGCAGGCTGTTCTAGGCTCTG TGCAAGATGAAAACCTCAAAAAGCTTCTTATGTCGTGGTACTATGCTGGCTACTACACTGGCCTGTTTGAGGGTCAGCAACAGGCTCAACAGAACCGGGGATCTTGA
- a CDS encoding Peptidase A1 domain-containing protein — translation MRPSVLLAQLALCASSANAFFPYDPDWRRDVEQKRATRSHRSIRGQEGRSVRMGIKQRAAQNKQPISERAAREAARLVAKYSGQDIPSDSELAKRANEYDVMEAVETKGKFTEGVNQDGTDYSYFIEVDIGSKKKPIYMLIDTGAGSSWVMGADCTSKACAMHNTFGPDDSDSLELINKPFNIAYGSGKVSGVLAKDNIHVAGMDLEYQFGLATNTSDQFVQFAFDGILGLAMNKGANENFLSTLEASGNIDKNIFCIALNRASDGTNEGEISFGSPNPDKYSGKITYTSLPDGKDNDWAIKMDDMGYNGKNANIGGIRTFIDTGTSFMFGSSENVKKLHALIPGAESSDDTTYKVPCDSKGNLTVTFSGVDYVISPKDWVSPPNKDGECTSNIYGYEVVQGAWLLGDTFIKNVYAVFDADERRIGFASSVITGGSDKESSKTKTSTSSAKATKTTDDSEETGVSALPDSTATSGPDVGLGKESITTGTSTSDASQSSETKDSSAPTGLLSQARFTFIFCIVPFFALLV, via the exons ATGCGTCCATCAGTTTTGCTGGCACAGCTGGCACTATGCGCCTCATCCGCCAATGCCTTTTTCCCCTATGACCCAGATTGGCGTCGAGATGTAGAGCAGAAACGTGCCACAAGAAGCCATAGGAGCATTCGAGGTCAGGAAGGTCGAAGTGTGCGAATGGGAATCAAACAGAGGGCCGCTCAG AACAAACAGCCCATATCCGAAAGAGCTGCCCGTGAGGCAGCACGACTGGTGGCCAAGTACAGCGGCCAAGACATTCCGAGCGACAGCGAACTGGCCAAGCGAGCCAACGAGTACGATGTCATGGAGGCTGTTGAAACCAAGGGAAAGTTTACCGAGGGAGTCAACCAGGACGGAACCGACTACTCTTACTTTATCGAGGTCGACATCGgatccaagaagaagccaattTACATGCTCATCGACACGGGTGCTGGTTCGAGTTGGGTTATGGGCGCCGACTGTACGAGCAAGGCATGCGCGATGCACAACACGTTTGGCCCTGACGATTCGGATTCCCTGGAGTTGATCAACAAGCCCTTCAACATTGCGTACGGCTCTGGCAAGGTCAGCGGTGTGCTCGCAAAGGACAACATTCACGTGGCGGGCATGGATCTCGAGTATCAGTTTGGATTGGCGACCAACACCTCCGATCAGTTTGTTCAGTTCGCATTCGACGGCATCTTGGGTCTTGCCATGAACAAGGGCGCAAACGAGAACTTTCTGTCCACCCTGGAAGCATCCGGCAACATTGACAAGAACATCTTCTGCATCGCCCTGAACCGCGCGTCTGATGGCACCAACGAGGGCGAGATCAGCTTTGGCTCTCCTAACCCTGACAAGTATAGCGGCAAGATCACATACACCTCTCTTCCTGACGGCAAGGACAACGACTGGGCCATCAAGATGGACGATATGGGCTACAACGGCAAGAATGCCAACATTGGTGGAATCCGCACCTTTATCGACACAGGAACTTCTTTCATGTTTGGTTCGTCTGAAAACGTCAAGAAGCTCCACGCCCTCATCCCCGGAGCTGAGAGCAGCGACGACACGACATACAAGGTTCCCTGTGACAGCAAAGGCAACTTGACCGTGACCTTTTCTGGCGTCGACTATGTCATCTCACCAAAGGATTGGGTCTCGCCCCCCAACAAGGACGGCGAGTGCACCAGCAACATTTACGGTTACGAGGTTGTTCAGGGAGCTTGGCTGCTTGGAGATACTTTCATCAAGAACGTCTACGCCGTCTTTGACGCCGACGAGCGACGAATTG GATTCGCTAGCAGCGTCATCACTGGTGGCTCTGACAAGGAAagctccaagaccaagacctcAACTTCTTCGGCCAAGGCAACCAAGACTACTGATGACTCGGAGGAAACTGGCGTGAGCGCCCTCCCCGACTCGACAGCAACCTCAGGACCAGACGTCGGCCTCGGCAAGGAATCCATCACCACTGGCACTTCCACCTCAGACGCGAGCCAGTCCAGCGAGACCAAGGACTCGTCCGCTCCCACAGGGCTGCTCTCACAGGCCCGCTTCACATTCATTTTCTGTATAGTACCATTTTTCGCCCTCCTGGTCTAA
- a CDS encoding Aa-trans domain-containing protein has product MTHARDNGSPNPHGEDRGLLAAGHDFDDDDYFGVGDDDALSSGSGSADLAKGGSGKAEDANGGHTPRTPGRVRFDLTPEIVPVSNGDAFGGHGPRGSEDDGYLDMEEAASPARAHRMPLLTGIEAPSVTVANSMGDPGELAEHEMNRPKSGLKSAFMNMANSIIGAGIIGQPYAVRQAGLVGGILLLVGLTVVVDWTICLIVINSKLSGTSHFQGTVEHCFGQPGLIAISVAQWVFAFGGMVAYGVIVGDTIPHVLKAIWPDLPSVPVLGLLANRQVAITVFVLGIGYPLTLYRDISKLAKASTFALVGMLVIVVTVLIQGVLTPASERGSFSPSLLLFNGGFFQAIGVISFAFVCHHNSLLIYGSLKTPTIDNFSRVTHYSTGVSMLFCLVLALGGFLTFGDKTLGNVLNNFPADSTMVNVARLCFGLNMLTTLPLEAFVCREVMLTYFFPDEPFNMNRHLLFSTSLVVAALVLSLVTCDLGAVFELVGATSAVAMAYILPPMCYIKLTTRSWRTYMAYAVVVFGIVVMVISVLQAVQKMISSKPPYSMDIRDPSGPVGPFSMCSLNDELTFCLPDKDGPAVCA; this is encoded by the exons ATGACGCACGCCAGGGACAATGGCTCCCCGAATCCTCACGGCGAGGACCGCGGTCTACTGGCAGCCGGCCACGactttgacgacgacgactacTTTGGCgtgggcgacgacgatgccctgagcagcggcagcgggaGCGCGGACCTGGCCAAGGGCGGCTCCGGCAAGGCCGAGGACGCCAACGGAGGACATACACCCCGGACGCCGGGCCGCGTGCGCTTCGATTTGACACCCGAGATTGTCCCCGTCAGCAACGGTGATGCATTCGGCGGGCATGGGCCGCGGGGCTCGGAGGATGATGGATACTTGGATATGGAGGAGGCAGCGAGCCCTGCGCGGGCGCATCGCATGCCGCTCCTGACGGGCATTGAGGCGCCGAGCGTCACCGTCGCCAACTCGATGGGCGACCCCGGGGAGCTTGCAGAACATGAGATGAATCGACCAAAGTCAGGTCTCAAGTCGGCTTTCATGAACATGGCCAACTCCATCATCGGCGCCGGTATCATCGGTCAGCCGTATGCAGTGCGCCAGGCCGGTCTCGTGGGCGGCATCCTGCTACTGGTCGGTTTGACAGTGGTGGTGGACTGGACCATCtgcctcatcgtcatcaacaGCAAGCTCAGCGGGACGAGCCACTTCCAGGGGACAGTCGAGCACTGCTTCGGGCAGCCGGGTCTGATCGCCATCAGCGTCGCGCAGTGGGTTTTCGCCTTTGGCGGCATGGTGGCGTACGGCGTCATCGTGGGAGACACGATCCCCCACGTGCTCAAGGCCATTTGGCCAGATCTACCGAGTGTCCCCGTGCTGGGCCTGCTGGCGAACCGGCAGGTTGCTATAACGGTGTTTGTGCTGGGCATTGGATACCCGTTGACGCTGTATCGGGATATTTCCAAG CTGGCAAAGGCGAGCACGTTTGCACTCGTCGGCATGTTGGTCATTGTCGTCACTGTGCTCATTCAGGGTGTATTGACGCCCGCGTCGGAGCGAGGGTCATTCAGCCCttcgcttctcctcttcaacgGTGGCTTCTTTCAAGCAATTGGCGTCATTTCATTTG CATTTGTCTGTCATCACAACTCATTACTCATTTACGGGTCTCTCAAGACCCCTACCATCGACAACTTTTCCCGAGTCACTCACTACTCTACTGGAGTATCGATGCTTTTCTGCCTCGTCCTTGCCCTGGGTGGATTTCTCACATTTGGCGACAAGACGCTGGGCAATGTTCTCAACAACTTCCCTGCCGACAGCACCATGGTCAACGTGGCGCGTCTCTGCTTCGGTCTCAACATGCTCACCACGCTCCCCCTCGAGGCGTTTGTGTGTCGTGAGGTGATGCTGACCTACTTTTTCCCGGACGAGCCCTTCAACATGAACCGGCATCTGCTGTTTAGCACGAGTCTCGTGGTAGCGGCGCTGGTGCTGAGCCTGGTGACATGTGATTTGGGTGCCGTGTTTGAGCTTGTGGGCGCAACGAGCGCAGTAGCCATGGCGTATATCCTACCACCCATGTGCTACATCAAGCTGACGACACGGAGCTGGCGGACATACATGGCATATGCAGTCGTGGTATtcggcatcgtcgtcatggTCATCAGCGTGCTCCAGGCGGTGCAGAAGATGATAAGCAGTAAGCCTCCCTACTCAATGGATATCCGAGATCCCTCGGGACCTGTCGGACCTTTCAGCATGTGTTCCTTGAATGATGAACTGACTTTTTGCCTGCCAGACAAGGACGGACCGGCGGTGTGCGCATAA
- a CDS encoding GRIP domain-containing protein, protein MSSTPTTDPTQASNSASSKKKKNNKKKNANKNKAQEQPANNSEPHQASDGTPEEPDTPTQPETPVDADAPADSNGHAVEPKSNGLAPPTVDGEKPDDSDTSAKLEAMSQEREALRAEVEQLRRQLESIQESHASEVTQLKADLEESNAAKESAEEQYQNLLGRVEKIKQTLSDRLRRDKAELEEAKERIEELEAQNDELRNTAVSSGEDVSKLKEDLQDATRELNTLRSRNNLSAQNWNKEKEELVRQVQHLKEEMETTANAMGEWEVIAMEERSIKESLVDKVSELEEQVVALREGYEGANSERDSQATLIDNLQNALREIQEARKRELREMVETTEEQVQGLKKLVQEADARATEAEAAKQSLTQELERTAPFEKEVKEKNLLIGKLRHEAIVLNDHLTKALRYLKKTKPEDNVDRQIVTNHLLHFLTLDRGDAKRFQVLQVMAGYLNWTDEQREQAGLARPGASNSLRLPMSPFTRTPSSPSLSADVFSEPSSSRDKESLSELWANFLERSAQEGSGDTPSRKGSSSSAATGPVRPESARPDSKN, encoded by the exons ATGTCGTCCACGCCCACTACAGACCCTACCCAGGCGTCAAATTCAG CCtcgtccaagaagaagaagaacaacaagaagaagaacgccaacaagaacaaggctCAAGAGCAGCCCGCCAACAACTCTGAGCCACACCAAGCGTCCGACGGCACCCCGGAGGAGCCAGATACACCCACCCAGCCT GAGACTCCGGTCGATGCAGACGCACCCGCCGATAGCAACGGGCATGCCGTAGAGCCCAAGAGCAACGGGCTCGCACCCCCGACGGTTGATGGCGAAAAGCCCGACGATTCAGACACCTCCGCCAAGCTAGAGGCCATGAGCCAGGAACGAGAGGCCCTGCGGGCTGAGGTCGAGCAGCTGAGGAGGCAGCTCGAGAGCATCCAGGAATCACACGCCAGTGAGGTCACACAGCTAAAGGCCGACCTCGAGGAGAGCAACGCCGCAAAGGAGTCGGCCGAGGAGCAGTATCAgaacctcctcggccgcGTCGAAAAGATCAAGCAGACGCTAAGCGACAGGTTACGGCGCGACAAGGCAGAGCTAGAGGAGGCTAAAGAGAGGatagaggagctcgaggcgcAGAATGACGAGCTTAGGAACACGGCCGTGTCGTCCGGCGAGGACGTAAGCAAGCTGAAGGAGGACCTGCAGGATGCGACAAGAGAGCTCAACACACTCCGGAGTCGCAACAACCTGTCAGCGCAGAACTggaacaaggagaaggaggagctcgTCCGACAGGTCCAGCAcctcaaggaggagatggagacgaCTGCAAATGCTATGGGCGAGTGGGAGGTTATCGCTATGGAAGAGCGCTCTATCAAGGAGAGCCTCGTCGACAAGGtctcggagctggaggagcaagTCGTCGCCCTAAGGGAGGGTTACGAGGGTGCCAACTCGGAGCGGGATAGCCAGGCGACCCTCATCGACAACCTCCAGAACGCCCTCCGCGAGATACAAGAGGCCCGAAAGAGGGAGCTGCGCGAGATGGTCGAGACGACCGAGGAGCAGGTCCAGGGCCTGAAGAAGTTGGTCCAGGAGGCCGACGCCCGCgccaccgaggccgaggcggccAAGCAGTCCCTAACCCAGGAGCTTGAGAGGACAGCGCCGTTCgagaaggaggtcaaggagaagaacctATTGATCGGAAAGCTGAGGCACGAGGCCATTGTGCTGAATGACCACCTGACCAAGGCGCTACGATACCTGAAAAAGACCAAGCCAGAGGACAATGTCGATAG ACAAATCGTCACCaaccacctcctccacttcCTTACTCTCGACCGCGGCGACGCCAAGCGCTTCCAGGTCCTCCAAGTCATGGCCGGCTACCTCAACTGGACCGACGAGCAGCGCGAGCAAGCCGGCCTCGCCCGCCCCGGTGCCTCTAACAGCCTCCGCCTACCCATGTCTCCCTTCACACGAACACCTAGCTCGCCCTCGCTCAGTGCCGACGTCTTCTCGGAGCCATCATCCTCTAGGGACAAGGAGTCGCTGTCAGAGCTATGGGCTAACTTCCTAGAACGCAGCGCCCAAGAAGGCTCGGGAGACACGCCGAGCAGAAAGGGCAGCTCGAGCAGCGCCGCCACGGGGCCAGTAAGACCGGAATCGGCGCGACCAGATTCCAAAAATTAA